CGGCTCCAAAACCATTTTGCAAGTATTTTTTTGCATTGGCATGATATGGACTGCTTTCTAAACCGGGGTAGTTTACACTTTTTACAGCCTCATGGCCTTCAAGCCAGGTGGCCAAAGCAAGCGCATTGTCGACATGACGTTGTACACGTAAGGATAGTGTTTCTAAGCCTTGTAATAACTGGAAAGAGTTGAAAGGAGAGATGGCAGGGCCAAAATCTCTTAAGCCTTCTACGCGGGCACGAATGATAAACTGGATATTTCCGAAAGGACCATCATTTCCAAATACATCATTAAATACCAATCCATGGTAACCTTCGGAAGGTTCGGTGAATTGACTGAATTTGCCATTTCCCCAGTTGTAGTTTCCACCGTCTACGATTACACCACCAATGCTGGTCCCATGTCCACCAATCCATTTAGTTGCAGATTGAACTACAATGTGTGCGCCATGTTCTAATGGCTTAAACAGGTATCCTGCGCAACCAAAAGTATTGTCTACAATTAAAGGTAAATCGTGTTTTTTGGCAATAGCCGATATTTTTTCGAAATCGATGATACTATAGGCAGGGTTACCAATACTTTCCAGGTAGATTGCTTTTGTATTGGCATCAATTTGGGCTTCAAAATCTGAAGGGTCATCGCCATTGGCAAATTTAACTTCGATGCCTAAGCGTTTAAAGCCAACTTTAAACTGGTTGTATGAACCGCCATACAGGTGAGATGAGGAAACGAAGTTATCGCCAGCTTCTAATATGTTGTTTAATGCAATAAATTGCGCTGCTTGTCCAGATGCAACAGCCAATGCAGCTACACCGCCTTCAAGGGCTGCCACACGTTTTTCAAATACATCTGTAGTCGGATTCATGATACGGGTGTAAATGTTTCCAAATTCCTTCAATGCAAACAAATTTGCACCATGTTCAGAGCTTTGAAATCCATAAGAAGTGGTTTGATATATAGGCACAGCTCTGGAGCCGGTTGTCGGATCTATTACCTGACCTGCGTGTACTTGTAGTGTTTCAAATTTATGAGAAGCTGACATAATATGTGTTTAATTTTATATGATGTAATTAATTTCCTGGGGGATACCGACAGGCACAAATAGGCATGAAAGTATATAGTTATTTTGCGTACCCTGATAGGGCCTTCCGAATGGATTACAAGAAATACAAAAGGAAGATTTACAGATTATTGCATGCAGCAGCACATACACATGGTATGTTTCGGGCAACAATAACGACTAAGATTAGAAATAATAGTTTTCATACGTTTAAATTTATCTTTCCAAACGACACCATGCCGGCTGGTCAGGAATTGGCACCTTCTCCATTTTGGGAGGGTTGCCAGTGGGTCAAAGAGCCTGTCTCTCGCCACTTCTTTATAAATCAAACCTTGAATAAAGAAGGTTGACTTGATTAGCTTTCGCTAAATAATAATTCAAATGTAGGGGTAACTTACAAAATAACCAAAATTAAATTCTGAATATTTTGTAAGTTGTTGATGATTAGTCGTATAAAATGTTTTTGTTGCTTGTGTTTAGGACTATTTTATGGCTAAAGCTTGCTCGAAATCGGCTATTAAGTCGTTTATGTGCTCAAGTCCTGCAGAGATCCGAATTAAATTTTGTGGAGTTTTCGTGTCAGGACCTTCTACAGATGCGCGATGTTCTATTAAACTCTCAACGCCGCCAAGGCTGGTTGCCTGTGCAAATAACTTTACCTGATTGACAACTCTCCGTGCTTCTACAGCACCACCCTTAACCAGGATAGATAACATCCCTCCAAAGCCACTCATTTGTTTTTTTGCAACCTCATGTCCGGGGTGAGCAGGTAATCCGGGATAATATACTGTTTCAACTGCAGGATGATTTTCGAGGTAAAGGGCGAGGGCCATTCCATTTTCACAATGCCCACGCATTCTGTATGACAGGGTCTTAATACTTCGTATCAGTAAAAAGCAATCGAAAGGTGAGGGAACAGCGCCGCCAATCTGTTGTATATTTCTAATTTTTTCCCAGAACTCATTTTGCTCAGCGGTTACCAAAAGACCACCAAGTACATCGCTATGGCCTCCGATGTATTTGGTTGAAGAATGCATCACAATGTCGGCCCCCAAAGAAATAGGGTTTTGTAGACAAGGGGAGGCAAAGGTGCTATCGCAGGCCAGTATCAAGCCATTTGATTTGCTAATCTCAGCTATGGCGGCCACATCTGTGATTTTTAACAACGGGTTAGATGGTGTTTCTGTCCAGATCATCACCGTGTTTGGTTTGATGTGTTGTTTAATGAGTTCTATATCGGTGAGGTCGATAAAGTCAATAGACAGCGTATTAGCAAAAATGGTTTGTAATTGCTTTTTAAAGCCCCAGTACATATCGTCGGGTGCAATAATATGACTCCCGGGTTTAAACGCTTGAAAGATAGACATCCCGGCTGCATTGCCTGACGAGAATGCACAGGCATCAGCTCCCTTTTCTAACGCTGCAATAGTGTTTTCAAGGGCAGATCTATTTGGATTGCTAACTCTGCTGTACATGTGTCCACCAGAATATCCACCATCTGCATTTCTTAAAAAAGTTGTAGACAAATTTATTGGTGGGGTAACATCTTGTGTACTGATTTCATATAAATTTCCGGCATGTATTGCTAAGGTTTCTGCTCTCATTATGATGGGGTTAAATGCTTAGAAATAATACTAAGCGATAATAGGGTTAAAGGTAAAAATTATTATGCTGAAGTTTTGGCAAGATTTATGTATTTGAAAAGAAAAAATACATGATATGAAAAAAATATTCCTGATAGCAGCCATTTTTTGCAGTGCAATAGTGGTATTGCAGAGTTGTTCGCCAAAAGGTGCAGCCACTACCCAACCTGTAAGAAGAGGTGATATAACCGGTAATTGGATTTTAAATGACATTACATTTGACGGAGTTCCTCAAGCTTCTGTTAAATCATTATTTGGTGAATCATCATATAAATGTTTTGTGGGTAGTGCCTGGAGGTTAACCAATAGTGGCAATGGTAGCTATACGCTAGGAAGTGAATGTGGTTCTAAAATGCAAACCATTTATTGGTCGGCTAGTCCTAAGGATGATACTTTCCAATTTAAAAAATTATATGAAGGTGATAAAGCTAAAAATGTAACTGAAGGCTACAGGATGTTAATCGCGTCAGCTAATGGAGATACTATGGTGATTAAAACACCTGTAGATTATGGCAATCGCACAGCTTATATCGTGCTGAACTTTAATAAGGCACAAAAGTAATGGGAAAAATAACCATTCTCTTCGGAGTCTGGCATCTGTTGCGAAAAGCAACAGCGCCCGAGGCCTCCTCTGAGAAGGTAATTTTTCTGGTCAAATAGTACATAACAAAAAAAAGGAACTTATAATCAGTAAGTTCCTTTTTTTTGTTATGTGTATTTTAACGTGTTATTCTTTTTTTAAATATCAGAGTAATCAGTTGGGGTTAAGAAACGTGTGTCATTTTTAGATACGTTGTTCTGGTATTCAGGCATAGATTTTAGTTTTAACCAGTATTCGTCTTTTCCAAATGCTTTCCAGTGTTCATCACGGTCAGCTTTATTCTCAAAGGTTGTCAGGTACATCAAGTTTGGCATTCGACTTCCGGAGATTACTTCGGCATAAAAAACAGCGTTGAAGCCGAGTCTTTTGAATAGTTCGATTTCGCCGCCTTTATTGAACATTTCCACTTTGTTTTTGTAACGTTTTTCAGTCGGACCTTCATAGCTACGCAGTTCATATACACGGTCTTTTTTTGGAGCTGTTAATTTTGGTAGGCTGAACTTCGGATTTCCTTCAAAAGCATTGAGAAGGATGCTTTCAATTCTCTCGTAGGGTGCATCTGTATGTAAAGCGTTGAGATAGTTCTTTCCGTCGTTCTGGAATTTGAGGTCCTTTTCAAGGGTGTTTTCAATTTTAGTGAAATGTGCGTAGGAAGTAAAAGGGATAAAAACATATACCAGTTTTTCGCTATTCTCAGCTCCCTTTGTGTCAGTATTTTGCACAGGTTTAAAAACACCAATATTGTTGATCCCAGCACGATGTAAAGCAGGAAGGTATGCCATTTTTAAAAAGTCATCCACTGTTTTTTCCTGTTCACCATTCTTTAAATGATAGATTTTTATTTGGTAGAAATCCCTGTTGGCATTATTGGCATAAAGATAGCCAATAGGCATCATCAATAGTGAGAGAAATAAGATGGATAATTTATTCATGCTGATTTTCTATGATTTCCTTGATTTTTATGAGGCGGTCGTAAAAGCATTCGAAAGGTCTTACGTTTCCGTGGATTTTTAATAAGGTAATATGGGTGTCAATGCATTTGGCTACATTGTTTAGCTTAGTGCCCGGATAAAGTTCTAATGACTGGGGTAAATCTATTCCTGAAAAATGTGCTTCTAATTCGTCAATTGTCATGGCGCAAATGTAGCCAAATATTGATATCCTTTAGCGCATGTATTTCCAGTTCCTGTATTTTCCTTCACTGATCCATTCTATTGCTGTTGTTAGTCTTTTCTCTCTTGTCTGTTCCGTTTTCGCTTCGGTGATCCATTCCAGGTATTCTTTTTTTTGGGAGTAACTGAATTTTTCGAAGTGTTGCTGGGCCAGGGGGGATGCCGATAAGCAATCCTTAAAATAATCAGGGATCTGTATTTCCGTTTTTATAGCAGTAGTTTTTTTAGGCACCTTTTTTCCTTCTTTATTAAGCAATACCGCATTTTGGATATAAGAAATCAATATATGATCTTGAGGGATATCTGCTAAGCAAGTAATTTTGCCAAGTTGTCCCATGGCTTGCTCTCTTTCTTTTCCCAGAATATGATCAGGATCCGGGAGTAGGGCCCCTTTCCAAAATCCAAAAGCACAATGTGCTTTAAATGCAGCCATATTACAAACAATACCCTTGTAATCAAAAACTGGAAACCCCCACTTAATGGTTTCGGTGATTTCATGCGAAGCCTGATGTACCAGCATTCGTAGGTGTTTAAGTATAGGTTGAGCAAAGTCAGCAGACTTAGCAATATAAGCATCAACCCGGGGATCATATTTTTCCATAACAGCAAGAATTTGTGATGAGCTAAGATAAGAAAGAATTGTATTTGTGCTGTAATGTGCTTTTACAAAATGTTGACAGGTAAAATCGGTTAAAAAAAGAGGGATCTAATGATTTTATGCTATTTTTGCTCATTATACATGATAAATGGATACGACTTCAAAACTTGCTTTGATCTTAGCTGATGCTGATCTTTCAGCAGAACTAAAATCAATAGCCCTCAAAGTTCAAAATAAGGAAAGAATTTCATTTGATGAGGGTGTTTATCTTTACGAACATGGTGAACTTGGCTATCTTGGTGTTTTGGCAAATTACATCCGGGAACAGAAGCACGGCGACAATACTTATTTCAATCGTAATTTTCATATTGAACCTACAAATGTTTGCGTATACGACTGCAAGTTTTGCTCTTATTCGCGTATGATTAAAGAACGTGAATCGGGATGGGAAATGAGTGTGGATGGCATGATGGATGTATTGAAGAAATATGACAATGAGCCGGTAACCGAAGTGCATATTACAGGTGGCGTTGTACCTAAGCAGAACCTGGATTTTTACAGTGATTTTTTTAGAAAAGCCAAAGCACATCGTCCTGATCTTCATATAAAAGCCCTGACTCCGGTAGAGTATTACTATATTTTCAAAAAGGCAAAGCTAAGCCATTATGATGGTATGAAATACTTGCAGGAAGCTGGCTTGGATTCCATGCCGGGTGGTGGTGCTGAGATCTTCCATCCTGAAGTAAGGGAGAAGATTGCACATGATAAATGTAATGCAGAACAATGGCTGGATATACATGAGCAAGCGCATAAACTGGGTATGAAAACCAATGCAACGATGTTGTATGGACATATAGAACAGTTTTGGCACAGGGTAGATCATATGGAGCGCTTGCGTCAGCAACAAGATAAAAGTGGAGGCTTTCAGGCATTTATACCGCTTAAATTCAGAAATCAGAACAACCAGATGGACAATGTACCGGAAGTTTCTGTGATTGAGGATTTAAGAAATTATGCCATTGCCCGTATCTATATGGATAATTTTGATCACATTAAGGCTTATTGGGCAATGATCAGCAGACAAACAGCACAGTTGTCCTTAAACTTTGGTGTGGATGATATAGATGGTACTTTAGATGATACCACTAAAATCTACTCTATGGCGGGTGCGGAAGAACAACATCCGGCTATGAATACTCAGGAATTGGTAAACCTGATTAAACAAGTAGGTCGTAAGCCAATTGAACGGGATACTTTATACAATGTGGTAACCGATTATACCAATGTTGTATTTGAAGATGAAGCGAAACCCCAGTATTATAAATTGCCCGTAATCAATTAAGATGGATAAAGAAATATATATCATCAGGCATGGTGAAACCGATTTAAACAAACAAGGGATAGTACAGGGAAGAGGCATAGATAGCGATCTGAACGATACCGGAAGGGCACAGGCTGCTGCGTTTTATGCTGCATATAAAGATATTCCTTTCGATAAGGTATATACCTCTAAATTAAAGCGTACACATCAAACTGTTAAAGGTTTTATTGATGCTGGAACGCCATGGGCCCAGCTTGCCGGGTTGGATGAACTTGCCTGGGGAATATGGGAAGGTAAACCCAATGATGAAAACGCCATCGCCGCTTTTAAAGGCTTGATGGAGAAATGGGAGAGTGGAGATTATGATGCACATTTTGAAGGCGGCGAAAGTCCGAATGATGTGTTGAAGCGAGAAAAAGAAGCACTTGAGATTATAAAAAGTGCTACTGACGAGAAAACTATCTTGATTTGCATGCATGGTCGCGCAATGCGTTTGTTTTTATGCTTGCTTACAAACCGGCCAATCTCCGAAATGACCGAATTCCCACATCAAAACACTACCCTATATAAAGTTAAACTGACCGGTAATCAATTTGTAATTACGGAGTTTAACAATACTGATCATTTAAAATAGCTTTTACTGTTGAATAAGATTAAAATTTCTGCCGTTTCCTATACCAATACCAAACCTTTTATTTACGGAATTGAACATTCAGCCTTGTTGAATCAAATCGATTTGAGCTTAGATATCCCTACAGATTGCGCAGCAAAATTGATTGATGGTCAGGTTGATATTGGTCTGATTCCTGTAGCTGCAATTCCTAATGTGCCTAATGCTAACATCGTTGCCGATTATTGTATTGGATCTGTAGGAGCGGTAAATTCTGTATTTATCTTTAGTAAAGTGCCTGTTGCCGAAATCAAGACAGTAAGACTGGATAGCCACTCACGAACTTCTAACAACTTGGCAAAGGTTTTATTGAAGTTTCATTTTGGGCAGGAGGTAAGCTATGTTACAGATGAACCTATAGATGCAGATGCTATTGTTTTAATTGGCGATCGCACCTTCGGTAAAAAGGATGATTTTCCTTATGCTTACGATATGGGTGAGGAGTGGATGAGTTTTACCGGTTTACCATTTGTTTATGCTGCATGGGTTGCCAATAAGGTTATTCCGCAGGCATTTATCAATGATTTTAATCAAGCCCTGGCTTTTGGTTTATCTAAACGCAAAGCGTTACTGCTTGATTTACCTAAACTGGAAAACTTTGATCTTGAAGATTACCTGTTGCATAAACTTGACTTTGAGTTAACCGATAAAAAACGGGAAGCCCTGGCCTTGTTTTTATCGTACATTGCAAAATTATAAACCTATTCACATTTTTTTAATTTTCAACAAAACGTAAAGCCTACGTCTCAAATAGTATCTTTACGATTTTGTAAACTGAAATCATTTTGGCTAAAGATAATACTAAGGAAACCCCGTTAATGCAACAGTACAATGCTATTAAAGCAAAGTATCCGGGAGCATTATTGCTGTTTAGGGTAGGCGATTTTTATGAAACGTTTGGTGAGGATGCGGTGAAGACAGCCCAGATTCTTGGGATTGTATTGACCCGGAGAGGTACAGGACCAAATGGAGCATTAGAATTGGCAGGTTTCCCCCATCATTCACTAGATAATTACCTTTCAAAACTGGTTAGGGCAGGACAAAGGGTAGCAATATGTGATCAGCTGGAAGACCCTAAAACAACTAAAACCATTGTAAAAAGGGGAGTTACTGAACTGATTACGCCAGGGGTAGCGTACAATGATAATATCCTTAGTCAGAAGTCTAACAATTATTTAGCCGCCGTTTACTTTGATAAAACACAGTTGGGCGTTTCTTTTGTAGATATTTCTACAGGGGAATTTCATGTAGCACAAGGAAGTGCAGAGTATATTGATAAACTTCTACAAGGTTTCAAACCCAATGAGGTTGTTTTTCAAAAGAGTAAAAGAAAGGAATTTTTAGAGTTGTTCGGTGATCGGTTTTATACCTATCATTTAGATGACTGGGCTTTTACAAGCGATTATGCCAATGAAATCTTAACTAAGCACTTCGAAGTTAATTCTTTAAAGGGTTTTGGGGTAGATAGGTTGCAAATTGGTATTGTTGCAGCTGGTGTAGCTTTACATTATTTAAACGAAACAGAGCATCGCAACTTAAAACACATTACTTCCATATCCCGTTTGGAGGAAGATAAATATATGTGGCTGGACAGGTTTACCATTCGCAATCTGGAACTGGTCAATTCGGCCAATGATAATGCGGTAACCCTTTTCCAGGTACTAGATCAAACCAGTACCCCAATGGGTGCCCGTTTGCTTCACAAGTGGATCATTATGCCTTTAAAGGAGTTAAAACCTATTGAAGAACGCTTAGGAATGGTCGATTTCCTGGTGAAAAACGACCCACTCTTACAAGAGTTTTTAACTCATATCAAACAGATTGGAGATCTGGAGCGGTTAATTTCTAAAGTTGGCCTTCACAAAGTTGGTCCACGGGAATTGTGTCAGTTAAAAAAGGCTTTATACCATATAGAAACGGTTAAAACACTTGCAGAGGAAACAAAGAATCCTTTTCTGTTGGCATTGGCCGGACAGTTAGACCCTTGCTTAAGCGTCAGAGAAAAGCTGGAAAGGGAGCTGCAGCAAGACCCACCGGCATTGTTGATTAAAGGAAATGTAATTGCGGAAGGCGTGGATGAGGATCTTGACCGTTTGCGTAAGATTTCATTTGGTGGAAAAGATTATCTGGTAGAAATTCAGAAAAGAGAAGCCGCAATAACAGGTATTCCTTCCTTAAAAGTAGCTTTTAACAATGTTTTTGGTTATTATCTGGAAGTTACCCATACCCATAAAGATAAAGTGCCTGCCGACTGGATCAGGAAACAAACTTTGGTTAGTGCAGAACGGTACATTACTCCGGAGCTAAAAGAATATGAAGAGCAGATATTGGGCGCTGAAGAAAAGATTCAGCAAATAGAAGTAAGGCTTTATACAGAGTTGATGCATCAGGTGGCTGCTTATATCAGGCCAATACAACTTAATGCGTTTTTAATTGCTCAATTAGATGTATTACTATGCTTTGCGCAGCTTGCGGTTAAAAATCACTACGTAAAACCTGAACTGAATAAGAAGAGGGTGTTGGACATTAAGGGTGGAAGACATCCGGTTATTGAAAAGCGCCTTCCTGTAGGAGAAGAATACATTACTAATGATGTACTTCTCGACAATGATAGCCAGCAGATCATCATCATTACAGGTCCCAATATGTCTGGTAAGTCAGCCATACTACGCCAAACAGGCTTAATTGTACTGATGGGGCAAATGGGATGCTTTGTACCTGCTAAAGCGGCTACAATAGGTTTGGTGGATAAGATATTTACCCGTGTAGGCGCTTCTGATAACTTATCATCCGGAGAAAGTACATTCATGGTAGAAATGAATGAAACTGCCAGTATCCTCAACAACATCTCTGATAACAGCTTAATTTTACTGGATGAGATAGGTCGTGGTACAAGTACTTACGATGGAATATCTATTGCCTGGGCTATTGCAGAGTTTCTGCATACCCATCCAACGGCAAAGCCAAAGACGCTTTTTGCAACGCATTATCATGAGTTAAATGAGTTGGCAACAACCATGAACCGCGTTAAAAACTTTAATGTTTCTATAAAGGAAGTAGGCAATAAAGTAATCTTCCTGAGGAAGTTGATTCCAGGAGGTAGTGAACATAGTTTTGGTATTCATGTCGCAAAAATGGCTGGTATGCCACCAAAGCTGATCAATAGGGCTAACGAGATTTTAAAGAAACTGGAAATAGACAGGACGGAAGGCCAAAGTATAAAAGACAGCATCAAGAAAGTTCAGAATCAGGCCTATCAGTTGCACATGTTTGCTGTTGATGATCCTATTTTAGTTAAAATCAGGGATATGCTCAATAACCTTGATGTGAACGTATTGACTCCGGTAGAAGCATTGTTGAAATTAGATGAAATACAACGTTTAATTAAGCAGTAATATGAACGAACTAAAGGCGATAAACAAAAGCAGGCTATTGTTGATAATAGCCGTAATGTTTGTTTTTTCTGCCTGTAGCTCAAGAAAATATACTGCAAGACCAGTTGCCCTTCCAACTGCCGCTGCTAAAGCGGCAGATGCCATGTCGCACTTAAAAAGTAAGGAATTGTATCGCTTTATAAGTGATTGGACAGGTGTGCAATATGTTTTGGGTGGACTGGATAAGAAAGGGGTTGACTGTTCCGGTTTTGCCTTGTTACTGCAAAAATATATATACGGAAATGAACTGCCAAGAAGATCAAGAGATCAGGCTGATGCAGTAAAAGAAAAGGATTTAAGCAGTTTAAATGAGGGTGACTTGATTTTCTTTTCCTTTGGTGGTGGCACTGTAGACCACGTTGGGGTATACCTGAACAATAATTTTTTTGTACATGCCTCTACTGCGCGAGGTGTTGTTGTAGATGATTTAAGTATTCCGGCTTATCAAAAGGCTATTGTAAAGGCCGGTACATTAAAAAAATAATCATGAATAAGCCAAAACACGACATTTCATTCTGGACCAAATATAAAAAGTTTGCCACTACCGAGATCCTGATGTATCTGATTATGGTAATAGGAATAGCTGCAGGGATTTTAATTCTTAGCTAGATCGGTTTTAAAAATTGCTTTTAGCTGGTCGTTTGTACTTACTGTACTGATAAAATTTGCAAAGTCAGCATATTTATCAGCTGGATAGGTTCCATCATTCAAAACAAATTTTCTACGGTATATCAGTTTTTTATCTACTTTTTTTACGCTGATGCTATAAGTGCCAAAGGCATTCTTAATTTCAGTATCTGTAGGAATAAAATCAAAAATAACATGATCAGGAAGGGTATAAGTAAGTTCATCAATATCTGTATAGCCTCTATTGATAAAAACAGGAAGGGTTCTGTTTCTTACTTCAGGAATAGTACGCTTTTTATTGAATGCATTTAGTACAAGGTAAATATGGTTATTGGTTTGGGGAGCATATTTCTGAATGCTGAGGTGAAGTGATTCTGTAGTGATCGGCGTATCGCCTTTATCCTGAGTCAGCTTAAAGGTATCGAAATCAATATTGTCTATATCATAGGTTGTCTTCAGTAATTTTAGTTGCTCCTTTAATGGCTGATTAATCAATTGGTCGCAGTTGTCATATTGCGCACCGCCGAAAGTTGTTTGCATTGTTCCATTAATGTTTCCTTCCGCATCAAGCACAAGTTCAGCTTTACGACTTTGTAAATTCATTTGTGTAGATAGGGCTGGAGTTTTGAGTATTCTTCCGCCATCTTCGGTACAGGCCAGAACGGTACGGTCATCAGTAAAGCCGCCCAAAAAACCAAAAGGACTTTCCTGACTGGTGCATTCAAGCCAGGTGGTGTCATTTTTTAATGGAAGACAAAGTATGATGTGGTTTCCCTGGTTCATACTGGCAAATTCAGGTTCCATGTTCTTTTTAAAGCTGCCGGCATTTACTACACAATACCAGGATTGAATATTTATGGCTTTCAATAAACTTTGGGTATAATTAACAAGTGCTTTACAATCTCCATACGACAATTGATGAACCTCACTAGCCAGCATGGGCTGATTGCCCCCTATACCTATCTGTACACTAATATAGCGGGTCTTTTTCTGTACATATTCATAAACCTTTCGGGCTTTGTCTTTGTCGTTTTGTATACCTGCTACTAAGGTTTTAACCTCTTCTATGGTCTCAGGACTTAGCGTTTGCCTATCTTTTATCAGTTCTGTATAAATCCATTTGCCGAGTTCCTCCCAGTTTTGGTATTTTCCTTTATAACCATAGTAATTAAAATCTTCGGGTGCTATTTTAACATGACAGCGGTAATTCTCAGGATCAGGGGCATAAGGCTCTGGTTTAAAGGCAGGCAGATTTTTGACAGCCCAGGTCTGACTTTTCAATTTCTCATTAACCACTATTTCCGGTTCTCCCTTATAGTTAAAAGCCTTTATCCTTACTTTATCATTGGGTTTGCAGATAAATGTATAACTACTATTCTCAACTGCTACATCAGGCGTACGATTGGCATACCAGTCAGGTATAGCCAGATTTTGTTTTGATCGGATCTCGTACTCATATGATATTGTATAAGGATAAGATAACACAGTAGGTTCAAAATGCTTCACGCGGTCATCTTCAAATAAAGAAATAGCACTCACAGCACTATGGTCAGAAAAATTACTAAGCGTAAATTTGCTGATAACCTTGCCAAACGCATCCAAAATTAAGCCTTTAGCAGATTTGATAACTGTATTTTTATTATAAAATAGGGCGATCTCTGCTTGTGAGTCCCCATTTTTATTAAGTATGGTAATTACTTTTTTAACGCTCATGATGACATTGTCGGCCGAACGCATATCTACAGTGGTTTCAGTCTTCCTGATTACAGCATTGGCTCGGTTCTTTAATTCGGCAGAAATTTGATCTGCAGGATATTGATCTTGCGAAAAACAGTTGAAAGAACAGAAAAGAAGGGCAATTAAGCCAATTTGTTTAAGCATCATTTGCCTTGTTTTTTAAGAATAATATCCGTTTTTTGAACTTGAATGATTCTACTGTAAAACTCTTTAAGCGCTAAATACTCTATAGGGTCATATATAGGTTTGTTGAATTGCAGTAATTGGTTAAAGCCCAGCACGCCGTCTTCTAAGGTACTTGAGCATAAGAATCTGCCACCTCCATTTGGAAGACCTATATTTAATTCTTTAGGCTTATCAGCTAAGGTATAGTTATCCGGCAATTTAATTGATATTGAGATACGATCTTCAGATTGACTACCCAAATCCACAGGATAGGTTCGTTCATTTAAGTTAAATGGATTTCTGTTAATCCTATTAAGGAAAAATGGATTAAAAAAGAGAGGATCACTATTGGCATTTTCAAAGGCGGATATTTCAACAT
This is a stretch of genomic DNA from Candidatus Pedobacter colombiensis. It encodes these proteins:
- a CDS encoding aminotransferase class I/II-fold pyridoxal phosphate-dependent enzyme — translated: MRAETLAIHAGNLYEISTQDVTPPINLSTTFLRNADGGYSGGHMYSRVSNPNRSALENTIAALEKGADACAFSSGNAAGMSIFQAFKPGSHIIAPDDMYWGFKKQLQTIFANTLSIDFIDLTDIELIKQHIKPNTVMIWTETPSNPLLKITDVAAIAEISKSNGLILACDSTFASPCLQNPISLGADIVMHSSTKYIGGHSDVLGGLLVTAEQNEFWEKIRNIQQIGGAVPSPFDCFLLIRSIKTLSYRMRGHCENGMALALYLENHPAVETVYYPGLPAHPGHEVAKKQMSGFGGMLSILVKGGAVEARRVVNQVKLFAQATSLGGVESLIEHRASVEGPDTKTPQNLIRISAGLEHINDLIADFEQALAIK
- a CDS encoding YdeI/OmpD-associated family protein, producing MEKYDPRVDAYIAKSADFAQPILKHLRMLVHQASHEITETIKWGFPVFDYKGIVCNMAAFKAHCAFGFWKGALLPDPDHILGKEREQAMGQLGKITCLADIPQDHILISYIQNAVLLNKEGKKVPKKTTAIKTEIQIPDYFKDCLSASPLAQQHFEKFSYSQKKEYLEWITEAKTEQTREKRLTTAIEWISEGKYRNWKYMR
- a CDS encoding histidine phosphatase family protein → MDKEIYIIRHGETDLNKQGIVQGRGIDSDLNDTGRAQAAAFYAAYKDIPFDKVYTSKLKRTHQTVKGFIDAGTPWAQLAGLDELAWGIWEGKPNDENAIAAFKGLMEKWESGDYDAHFEGGESPNDVLKREKEALEIIKSATDEKTILICMHGRAMRLFLCLLTNRPISEMTEFPHQNTTLYKVKLTGNQFVITEFNNTDHLK
- a CDS encoding lipocalin family protein, producing the protein MKKIFLIAAIFCSAIVVLQSCSPKGAATTQPVRRGDITGNWILNDITFDGVPQASVKSLFGESSYKCFVGSAWRLTNSGNGSYTLGSECGSKMQTIYWSASPKDDTFQFKKLYEGDKAKNVTEGYRMLIASANGDTMVIKTPVDYGNRTAYIVLNFNKAQK
- a CDS encoding NIPSNAP family protein, encoding MNKLSILFLSLLMMPIGYLYANNANRDFYQIKIYHLKNGEQEKTVDDFLKMAYLPALHRAGINNIGVFKPVQNTDTKGAENSEKLVYVFIPFTSYAHFTKIENTLEKDLKFQNDGKNYLNALHTDAPYERIESILLNAFEGNPKFSLPKLTAPKKDRVYELRSYEGPTEKRYKNKVEMFNKGGEIELFKRLGFNAVFYAEVISGSRMPNLMYLTTFENKADRDEHWKAFGKDEYWLKLKSMPEYQNNVSKNDTRFLTPTDYSDI
- the mqnE gene encoding aminofutalosine synthase MqnE, whose amino-acid sequence is MDTTSKLALILADADLSAELKSIALKVQNKERISFDEGVYLYEHGELGYLGVLANYIREQKHGDNTYFNRNFHIEPTNVCVYDCKFCSYSRMIKERESGWEMSVDGMMDVLKKYDNEPVTEVHITGGVVPKQNLDFYSDFFRKAKAHRPDLHIKALTPVEYYYIFKKAKLSHYDGMKYLQEAGLDSMPGGGAEIFHPEVREKIAHDKCNAEQWLDIHEQAHKLGMKTNATMLYGHIEQFWHRVDHMERLRQQQDKSGGFQAFIPLKFRNQNNQMDNVPEVSVIEDLRNYAIARIYMDNFDHIKAYWAMISRQTAQLSLNFGVDDIDGTLDDTTKIYSMAGAEEQHPAMNTQELVNLIKQVGRKPIERDTLYNVVTDYTNVVFEDEAKPQYYKLPVIN
- a CDS encoding O-acetylhomoserine aminocarboxypropyltransferase/cysteine synthase, with translation MSASHKFETLQVHAGQVIDPTTGSRAVPIYQTTSYGFQSSEHGANLFALKEFGNIYTRIMNPTTDVFEKRVAALEGGVAALAVASGQAAQFIALNNILEAGDNFVSSSHLYGGSYNQFKVGFKRLGIEVKFANGDDPSDFEAQIDANTKAIYLESIGNPAYSIIDFEKISAIAKKHDLPLIVDNTFGCAGYLFKPLEHGAHIVVQSATKWIGGHGTSIGGVIVDGGNYNWGNGKFSQFTEPSEGYHGLVFNDVFGNDGPFGNIQFIIRARVEGLRDFGPAISPFNSFQLLQGLETLSLRVQRHVDNALALATWLEGHEAVKSVNYPGLESSPYHANAKKYLQNGFGAVLSFELHGPKEKATLLVDNLNLVSHLANVGDAKTLIIQPSATTHQQLSDEEQISAGVTPNQLRVSVGIEHIDDIKADFEQAFASINKK